The Electrophorus electricus isolate fEleEle1 chromosome 19, fEleEle1.pri, whole genome shotgun sequence genome has a segment encoding these proteins:
- the zgc:101744 gene encoding receptor expression-enhancing protein 6 — MFAILTDRYDTFFKEKNMVTDFLAKLEERSGIQKQYIATGAVSIIALYLLFGYGASLLCNLIGFVYPAYASIKAIESSSKDDDTQWLTYWVVYGLFSVAEFFSDIFLFWFPFYYAGKCVFLLWCMAPISWNGSQIIYTRLVRPFFLKHEAVLDTVVKDLSGKSKSAAQSVAREGFTMFGNDKNK; from the exons ATGTTTGCTATTCTTACAGACCGTTATGATACGTTTTTTAAAGAGAAGAATATGGTTACGGATTTCTTAGCAAAGTTGGAGGAGCGAAGTGGAATTCAGAAACAATACATTGCAACag gtgcagtgTCCATCATTGCATTATATCTATTATTTGGTTATGGTGCCTCTCTTCTCTGCAACCTGATTGGATTTGTTTACCCTGCATATGCTTC tATTAAAGCCATTGAGAGCAGTAGCAAGGATGACGACACCCAGTGGCTGACCTACTGGGTGGTGTATGGACTCTTCAGTGTGGCAGAGTTCTTCTCAGACATTTTCCTGTTCTGGTTTCCCTTTTACTATGCTGGAAAG tgtgtgtttttgctgtggtgCATGGCCCCCATTTCCTGGAATGGCTCTCAGATCATATATACACGCCTAGTGAGACCTTTCTTCCTCAAGCATGAGGCAGTGCTTGACACCGTGGTCAAAGATTTGAGCGGCAAGTCCAAAAGTGCAGCTCAGTCTGTGGCCCGTGAAG gcTTTACCATGTTCGGCAATGACAAGAACAAATGA